The segment TCTGAACTGACTTCAGGAGCCAAGCTGGATACGAACAGTCAGTGGCTCAGTCAACGTTTGGCCGAACATGGCTTAGTCGTTCGCGCTCACCATACGGTCGCGGATGATATCGAAGAGCTGGTTCGGCTGTTACGGTCCGCTGCGGAACGTTCTTCGCTGGTGTTGATCACGGGGGGCCTGGGGCCAACATTGGACGATCTGACTCGTCAGATGATGGCTGACATGGCAGGCGTCGATCTGGAAATTAACGAGGCGGCTCTTGCTCACTTACAACATCTTTTTTCCCGCCGAAATATTACGATGCCGGAACGGAACAAGGTGCAGGCACTGTTTCCCGTCGGTAGCAAGGTTGTTCACAATCCTATCGGGACCGCGCCTGGTATCTGGATGAAGGCCGATTTTCCGCCCCATGCCGATATTGTCGCTCTACCCGGTGTGCCGGCCGAAATGAAACGCATGTTTGTGGAAGAAGTCTTACCCCATCTTCCCCAGGGGAAACGCCTGATTCGGCACGCTCGGGTGAACTGTTTCGGAAGAGGCGAGTCGACGATGGAAGAACTGCTGGGAGAATTGACGGCCCGGGGACGCGACCCGGAAGTCGGAATCACTGTTCATGAAGCGACCATCACCTTGCGGATCAATACGAGTGGAGAAACGCCGGAAGAATGCGAAATTAAAATCCAGCAGACCAAAGAATTGATTACGACTCAATTGGGATATCTCGTCTTTGGTGAAGAAGACCAGGAACTGGAACACATCGTCGTCGACCTGCTTAATGAACGACACCAAACATTTGCGACGCTTGAGTTGGGAACCGGGGGTGCTCTGGCCAACCGAATTCATGACTACATGGAGTCGCCTCGTTGTTTCGCCGGTGGGTTGATCTACCCCGATATGCAGCGGGCATTAACGGGATTGAATAACCTGGGAACAGAATCGTTCTCGGAGAATCCCTCGTTGATAGAGGTTGCCAAGGCTGCACGGGATTTGATGGAAACGGATTATCTGCTCGCCGTTTCTGACTGGGATCGGGATATGATTGAATCGGATGATATGGTGCCCGATGTTTCGATCGTGCTGATTGCAGATGGGAAAGAAGTCGAGAAGAACTTTACGCTTGGCGGTGACCCGGGGATTTATAAGGGACGTGTGAGTAAAGCAATTCTCAACCAGTTGCGATTGCATCTTCTTGGTGTGGATGCCGATTCCTGAGAATCCTCGCAGGATGTCTTAGCTCTCTTCGGCATTCAACAGCGCGAGCGTGCCGAGTCCGTAGAATGTATATTCGACATCGGCCTGGTCATCCCAATGCGCCCCGCGAAATCCCCCTGTAGGGAATTCAAGTTGAGTCTCGAAAAGGT is part of the Polystyrenella longa genome and harbors:
- a CDS encoding competence/damage-inducible protein A, translated to MHAEIIAIGSELTSGAKLDTNSQWLSQRLAEHGLVVRAHHTVADDIEELVRLLRSAAERSSLVLITGGLGPTLDDLTRQMMADMAGVDLEINEAALAHLQHLFSRRNITMPERNKVQALFPVGSKVVHNPIGTAPGIWMKADFPPHADIVALPGVPAEMKRMFVEEVLPHLPQGKRLIRHARVNCFGRGESTMEELLGELTARGRDPEVGITVHEATITLRINTSGETPEECEIKIQQTKELITTQLGYLVFGEEDQELEHIVVDLLNERHQTFATLELGTGGALANRIHDYMESPRCFAGGLIYPDMQRALTGLNNLGTESFSENPSLIEVAKAARDLMETDYLLAVSDWDRDMIESDDMVPDVSIVLIADGKEVEKNFTLGGDPGIYKGRVSKAILNQLRLHLLGVDADS